From Candoia aspera isolate rCanAsp1 chromosome 4, rCanAsp1.hap2, whole genome shotgun sequence, a single genomic window includes:
- the LOC134497512 gene encoding succinate--CoA ligase [ADP-forming] subunit beta, mitochondrial-like has protein sequence MRLLKEAGVAVPNALVAKTPEEVYAAAKEIGTEDLVVKAQVLAGGRGKGIFEGGLKGGVQMVCSPEEAREVATQMIGKKLFTKQTGERGRICNQVLVCERRYLRKEYYFAITMERAFQGPVLIGSSQGGVSIEDVAAEDPEAILKEPVDIVEGIQEEQALRLAQKMGFQAKVSSEAADTMVKLYNLFIKYDAVMVEINPMVEDSTGRVMCMDAKINFDDNSAFRQKQIFELQDWTQEDERDREAASADLSYVGLDGNIGCLVNGAGLAMATMDIIKLHGGTPANFLDVGGGATAEQVKEAFKLITSDQRVQSILVNIFGGIMRCDIIAEGIILAATELELKIPVVVRLQGTQVEQAKVLIAESSLKILACDDLDQAAKMAVTLSDIVTLARQAHLEVTF, from the coding sequence ATGAGGCTGCTGAAGGAGGCCGGGGTGGCTGTTCCGAACGCGTTGGTTGCAAAGACACCAGAGGAGGTGTACGCTGCTGCCAAAGAAATAGGGACAGAGGACCTAGTGGTCAAGGCCCAGGTTTTGGCAGGCGGGCGTGGAAAAGGGATCTTCGAAGGGGGTCTGAAGGGAGGCGTGCAGATGGTGTGTTCCCCTGAGGAAGCCAGGGAGGTGGCCACCCAGATGATCGGGAAGAAGCTGTTCACCAAGCAGACGGGGGAAAGGGGCCGGATTTGCAACCAGGTCCTCGTCTGTGAGCGCAGGTACCTGAGGAAGGAGTACTACTTTGCCATCACCATGGAGAGGGCCTTCCAGGGGCCGGTGCTCATCGGCAGTTCCCAGGGGGGTGTCAGTATCGAAGACGTCGCTGCCGAGGACCCGGAAGCCATCCTGAAGGAGCCTGTGGATATCGTGGAGGGGATCCAGGAAGAGCAGGCCCTTCGGCTGGCTCAGAAAATGGGCTTTCAGGCTAAGGTGTCGAGCGAAGCTGCCGATACCATGGTCAAGCTTTACAACCTTTTTATTAAGTACGATGCTGTCATGGTGGAGATCAACCCCATGGTGGAAGACTCCACGGGGAGGGTGATGTGCATGGATGCAAAGATAAACTTTGATGACAATTCGGCTTTCCGTCAGAAGCAGATCTTTGAGCTGCAGGACTGGACCCAGGAGGATGAGCGGGACAGGGAGGCCGCCAGCGCCGACCTCAGCTACGTCGGCCTGGACGGGAATATCGGCTGCCTGGTGAACGGGGCTGGCCtggccatggccaccatggaCATCATTAAGCTCCACGGGGGCACCCCAGCCAACTTCCTGGATGTCGGTGGGGGGGCCACGGCGGAACAGGTGAAGGAGGCCTTCAAGCTGATCACTTCCGATCAACGGGTGCAGTCCATCCTGGTCAATATCTTTGGGGGCATCATGCGATGCGACATTATCGCTGAAGGGATCATCCTGGCGGCCACTGAGCTTGAGCTGAAAATCCCGGTCGTTGTGCGGTTACAAGGCACGCAAGTGGAGCAGGCGAAAGTTTTGATAGCCGAGAGCAGCCTGAAAATCTTGGCCTGCGACGACTTGGACCAAGCGGCCAAGATGGCCGTGACCCTCTCCGACATTGTGACGTTGGCCAGGCAAGCTCACCTGGAGGTGACCTTCTAG
- the LOC134496114 gene encoding succinate--CoA ligase [ADP-forming] subunit beta, mitochondrial-like produces MKLLKEAGIPVPYGLVARTPEEAYKVARKIGTNDLVVKAQVLAGGREKGTFEGGLKGGVQIVCSPEEAREVAAQMIGKKLFTKQTGERGRICNQVLVCERRYLRKEYYFAITMERAFQGPVIIASSQGGVRIEDVAAEHPETILKEPVDIVEGLQKKKARQLAEKMGFPLQVVEEAADNMIKIYNFFIKYDAVMVEINPMVEDSTGRVMCMDAKIIFDSNSAFRQQKVFELQDWTQVDEKEREAANAELNYIALDGNIGCLVNGAGLAMATMDIIKLHGGTPANFLNVGGGATVEQVTEAFKLITSNENVQAILVNIFGGLMRCDVIAHGIIMSAKDLELKIPIVVRLQGTRVADAKILIAESGLKILACDDLDKAAKMAVKISEIMSLAKEVGIDVKFHLPP; encoded by the coding sequence ATGAAGCTGCTGAAGGAAGCCGGCATCCCCGTTCCCTATGGCTTGGTCGCGAGAACCCCAGAGGAGGCTTACAAGGTGGCAAGAAAGATTGGGACCAACGACCTTGTGGTGAAGGCCCAGGTTTTAGCCGGCGGGCGGGAAAAGGGGACCTTTGAAGGGGGCCTGAAGGGAGGCGTGCAGATAGTGTGTTCTCCAGAGGAAGCCAGGGAGGTGGCTGCCCAGATGATCGGGAAGAAGCTGTTCACCAAGCAGACGGGGGAAAGGGGCCGGATTTGCAACCAGGTCCTCGTCTGTGAGCGCAGGTACCTGAGGAAGGAGTACTACTTTGCCATCACCATGGAGAGGGCCTTCCAGGGGCCGGTGATTATCGCCAGTTCTCAGGGCGGTGTCCGCATTGAAGACGTAGCTGCCGAACACCCGGAGACCATCCTGAAGGAGCCTGTGGATATCGTGGAGGGTCTCCAGAAGAAGAAGGCCCGTCAGCTGGCTGAGAAAATGGGATTCCCTTTGCAGGTGGTCGAAGAAGCAGCTGACAACATGATCAAGATCTACAACTTCTTTATTAAGTACGATGCCGTCATGGTGGAGATCAACCCCATGGTGGAAGACTCCACGGGGAGGGTGATGTGCATGGATGCGAAGATCATTTTCGACAGCAATTCGGCTTTCCGTCAGCAGAAGGTCTTTGAGCTGCAGGACTGGACCCAGGTAGACGAGAAGGAGAGAGAGGCCGCCAACGCAGAGCTCAACTACATCGCTCTGGACGGGAACATCGGCTGCCTGGTGAACGGGGCCGGCCtggccatggccaccatggaCATCATTAAGCTCCACGGGGGCACCCCGGCCAACTTCCTCAATGTCGGTGGGGGGGCCACGGTGGAACAAGTGACGGAGGCCTTCAAGCTGATAACCTCCAATGAAAACGTTCAGGCTATCCTGGTCAATATCTTTGGAGGTCTCATGAGATGTGATGTCATCGCACATGGGATCATTATGTCAGCCAAAGACCTGGAGCTCAAAATACCGATTGTGGTCCGGTTACAAGGAACTCGAGTGGCCGATGCCAAAATCCTAATTGCAGAGAGCGGCTTGAAGATACTGGCCTGCGACGACTTGGATAAGGCGGCAAAAATGGCTGTCAAAATCTCTGAAATCATGAGTTTAGCAAAAGAGGTGGGGATCGATGTTAAGTTTCATTTGCCCCCCTAG